A single Effusibacillus pohliae DSM 22757 DNA region contains:
- a CDS encoding cobalamin B12-binding domain-containing protein — MEHKIRVLVAKPGLDCHDRGALVIAQGLRDAGMEVIYTGLRQTPEQIVAAAIQEDVDCIGLSSLSGAHMELFPEVVRLLKEQGADDILVIGGGVIPAEDIPKLQEAGVAAIFTPGTPISETVDFIRAHVKRGSVS; from the coding sequence ATGGAACATAAAATTCGCGTATTGGTGGCAAAGCCCGGTCTGGACTGCCATGACCGCGGCGCCCTGGTGATTGCGCAGGGGCTGCGCGACGCCGGGATGGAAGTGATCTACACCGGCTTGCGGCAGACCCCGGAACAAATCGTGGCGGCGGCGATCCAGGAAGACGTCGATTGCATCGGCCTTTCTTCTCTGTCGGGCGCCCACATGGAATTGTTCCCGGAGGTCGTGCGTCTGTTGAAAGAGCAGGGGGCGGATGACATTTTGGTGATCGGCGGCGGTGTGATCCCGGCGGAAGATATTCCGAAGCTGCAGGAGGCCGGGGTGGCCGCGATTTTCACGCCGGGAACGCCGATTTCGGAGACGGTCGATTTTATCAGGGCGCATGTGAAGCGGGGGAGTGTGTCATGA
- the mce gene encoding methylmalonyl-CoA epimerase, translated as MTAPLKIDHLGIAVESIEQALPLYQGPIGLQVIHEEVIEDQKVRAVFLQVGESTVELLEPTAPDSPIAVFLQKKGPGIHHVAYAVPDIEAKLAEAKAAGIRLIDEQPRPGGHGKLIAFLHPKDTFGVLIEYCQRIE; from the coding sequence ATGACCGCTCCGCTGAAAATCGACCATCTGGGCATCGCAGTCGAGAGCATTGAACAGGCGTTGCCTTTGTACCAAGGACCGATCGGTCTGCAGGTGATTCATGAAGAAGTGATCGAAGACCAAAAGGTGCGGGCGGTGTTCCTGCAAGTCGGAGAAAGCACGGTCGAGCTGTTGGAGCCGACCGCTCCGGACAGTCCGATCGCTGTCTTTTTGCAGAAAAAAGGGCCGGGTATCCACCACGTGGCGTATGCGGTACCCGACATCGAAGCGAAGCTGGCGGAAGCGAAGGCGGCCGGCATCCGGCTGATCGACGAACAGCCGCGGCCGGGCGGCCACGGCAAGCTGATCGCGTTTCTGCACCCGAAAGATACGTTTGGCGTGTTGATCGAGTATTGCCAACGGATTGAATGA
- a CDS encoding acyl-CoA carboxylase subunit beta: MEERRRRVELGGGDKRIAQQHDKGKLTARERLEILLDEGTFRELNPFVEHRSSLFGMNEVEAPGEGVVTGWGKINGRVVYVFAQDFTVFGGALGEMHAKKITTIMDLAAKNGAPIIGLNDSGGARIQEGVISLDGYGHIFYRNAIYSGVVPQISVIMGPCAGGAVYSPAITDFIFMVENTSQMFITGPKVIETVTGEKITSENLGGARVHSSVSGVAHFTGRSEEEVLNEVRRLLSFLPENNMEDPPQVAAPDDDGWIEELMDVVPVDSTKVYDVRDVIRLVVDHGDFMEVQAAFAKNAVIGFARIDGQAVGIVANQPKFMAGGLDIDSSDKIARFIRFCDSFNIPLITFEDVTGFIPGVKQEHGGIIRHGAKILYAYSEATVPKITVILRKAYGGAYVAMNSKAIGADLVYSWPTGEVAVMGPEGAANIIFAKEIAESPDPAATRAAKIAEYKEKFANPYVAAAAGMVDDVIDPRETRRKLKEALHILRNKRETRPPKKHGNIPL, from the coding sequence ATGGAAGAACGCCGCCGCAGGGTGGAACTGGGCGGCGGCGACAAACGGATCGCCCAGCAGCACGACAAGGGCAAGCTGACGGCCCGCGAACGCCTGGAGATCCTGCTGGATGAGGGAACGTTTCGCGAGCTGAATCCGTTCGTCGAGCACCGCTCATCCCTGTTTGGCATGAACGAAGTCGAGGCGCCGGGTGAAGGGGTGGTCACCGGCTGGGGCAAAATCAACGGCCGGGTGGTCTATGTGTTCGCCCAGGACTTTACCGTTTTTGGCGGCGCGCTGGGCGAGATGCACGCGAAGAAGATCACGACGATCATGGATCTGGCGGCGAAAAACGGCGCCCCGATCATCGGCCTGAACGATTCGGGCGGCGCCCGGATTCAGGAAGGCGTGATTTCGCTCGACGGGTACGGGCATATTTTTTACCGGAACGCGATCTATTCCGGCGTGGTGCCGCAAATCTCCGTAATCATGGGGCCGTGCGCGGGCGGCGCCGTGTATTCGCCGGCGATCACCGATTTTATCTTTATGGTGGAGAACACGTCGCAAATGTTTATCACCGGTCCGAAGGTGATCGAGACGGTAACGGGCGAAAAAATTACGTCGGAGAACCTGGGCGGGGCGCGAGTGCATTCCAGCGTGTCAGGCGTGGCCCATTTTACCGGTCGGTCGGAAGAGGAAGTGCTGAACGAGGTGCGGCGTCTGCTGTCGTTCCTGCCGGAAAACAACATGGAGGATCCGCCGCAGGTGGCAGCGCCCGACGATGACGGGTGGATCGAGGAACTGATGGATGTGGTTCCGGTGGACAGTACGAAGGTGTATGATGTACGGGATGTGATCCGGCTGGTTGTGGATCACGGCGATTTCATGGAGGTACAGGCCGCTTTTGCGAAAAATGCGGTGATCGGGTTCGCCCGCATCGACGGACAGGCGGTCGGGATTGTGGCCAATCAGCCGAAATTTATGGCGGGCGGCCTCGATATCGATTCGTCCGACAAAATCGCCCGGTTCATCCGCTTCTGTGATTCATTTAACATCCCGCTGATCACGTTTGAGGATGTGACCGGCTTTATCCCCGGCGTCAAACAGGAACACGGCGGGATTATCCGGCATGGGGCGAAAATTCTGTATGCCTACTCGGAAGCGACTGTGCCGAAGATTACGGTGATTCTGCGCAAGGCGTACGGAGGCGCGTACGTGGCGATGAACTCGAAGGCGATCGGCGCCGATCTCGTCTATTCCTGGCCGACCGGCGAAGTGGCGGTGATGGGGCCGGAGGGCGCGGCCAACATCATTTTTGCCAAAGAGATCGCGGAAAGTCCCGATCCGGCCGCGACTAGGGCGGCAAAGATCGCCGAATACAAGGAAAAATTTGCTAACCCATACGTGGCGGCCGCAGCCGGTATGGTCGACGACGTGATCGATCCGCGTGAAACGAGGCGCAAGCTGAAAGAGGCGTTACATATCCTGCGCAACAAGCGGGAGACGAGACCGCCGAAAAAGCACGGCAATATCCCGCTTTGA